CAGAGCCCTCTTCAAAATACTTATAGCCTCTGCATATTCTCCCTGCAAGGCCAAAACCTATGCATACAAATAGTAACCCATGGTGATGCTTTCAGAGATGCACATGCAAGTTCCtaaagacacacaaatacacatacacaaccagTCGTGAGACATACCTTGCCTTTGCGGAAAAGAGCTTTGATGTTGTCTGGCTGGTGAGCCAGTACTGAAACGCAGGACCGTAGTGCAGCTTCATAGTGATCCAACTTGAGCTGGGCAGCAGCCATGTTGTTAAGACACTTCACCTTTACATCCATCAgaacctcttcttcctccaggCTAATGTCCACTGAAATGACAGATTCTCACACACCATCACTAAGAACGAGAGCTCAAGCCAAATGTGGCTCTGAGAGatgtaacaaaaaaatgtaCCAACACAATCACCTTTAGAGCTAGCCTCTGTGATCTGTAGAGCGATGCCATAAGAGTTCACAGCAAAGGCATAGTCCCCTCTCTGGTAGTAATaattccccctctctctcttcttcccagCCAGGGCAATCCTTTCCTGGGGGGGCAAGAGCTCAAGGTCGGGGGCCTCAGTGGCATCCAGGAGTTGCACCTCCAGGGACAGATCGGCACTGGGAGGCACTGGAGGGGAAAGACTGCCAGTGGACACCCGGCAGGAAACAGTCAGGTTATGTACTATCAGAAGTGAGCTTGAGTGACAAGCGTggaattgttttttcccccattaaTAGGAGCACTTAAGAAGAACCAAATCAGATTAATTAGCTCTATTCTGAAATAATTAAGCGAAGTGAGCACTTTAGAGCTGCCTTTATGAAATTCACAGTGCAGGTTGCTAGTTAGggtaacaaaaacaagacaggCCAGTGAAAGTATAACGAAACCAGAAAGATTAAGGAACCCTCCATACCTCTCCAGAGTACCATATGCATATTTTGCATCGGCTTGAACAAGGGCCTTTTCACCCATTTCCATGAGCTGCACTGAGAGATCCAGACCCTGAGAGAGGACATGCCAGAGTTAAAGCCTGATAATTGCACTTCTCATTATCTTGATCAAATTTGAAAGACTTGCTGGTCAATAAAGCAAGCGCTGAACTTGAATTGCATCACTACATCAGAAATATCATGTCTTAAAAGACTAAATATAGACCATACTTGGATGACATCTCCATCTCCCAGAGTGAAAGAGACGTTAGGTTGCTCTTCTATGAAAGTTCCATCAGCCAGTGTAGTCCTCATGTGAATAATGACATTCTGGCCTTTCGTGGGCCTAGTGTCTGGACCATTCCCTGACTGCAGGACTTTCTTCTTTAGCAGGCCATTTCCTGCAAACAGATGGTGAAACAAGGCATGCTTAAGTATCTCCAACCATATATGTTTTCATAGACCATAATGAGTTGAATTGGATGTTTGTCTGGGgttacaacaaaaaacatgcacTGTTGGGGGTACTGGGGGATCAAAATTGGGAACCACTGTTAGATCAAAGGTTGAGACATGACCTTGCAAAGGTAACATTTCAATCAAGTGTTACAGCACCACCAAGTGGCCAAACAGTGTAACTTTGTATATGATGGATTTCTATGACAAGACACTTCACTTACCCATAATCACCAATAAACACTCAGAAAACACGTTCTAGCATGGATATCACCCCTgatacatttaatgtattcaATTGGTTGGAACTTCCATCATGATCTCTACTAACAACCTGGTTTGTCATTTGCTGATCCATCCTGATGGCTGAATTGATACTGTGATCTGAAGTCCAACTGGGTCATCAGGAGGAATCAGCCAATGTATTATAAGGGCACTGACTAGTTCAACATGGAGATGGCCTCAATGGCACCGGCCATTTTTCGAACAGCTGCTATACTGATAGTGTATAGGCAAACAGACAAGGCCTAATTTTATCCACAAGTTTATTCAAAATCAGGCCATTGGAGAATGAGTGACTTGACTATATATGCATGTGTGgtagacacacgcacagacagattTACAGTCCCCTCACCAATTATATTGCAGGGACAGTTTAACCAAATGTTTAACCAAACTGTAGTGACTGTAAATCAACTAACCGTAGATGTCCATCTACAGCAAATGAAGGTGATTATATTACCTAGTatatccatccattcatcaaTTGGAGCAGAAAGACCAGTGCTCTGGTCCTCTGGAGACTCCTCTTTTTTAGCTTTCTTTCCACCTCCAGCATCTTCCAAAGGAGGAGGgtcatcatcaacatcatccTCGTCCAACATCTCAAAGTCTTCACCACTGTCCAGCAGTGAGGCTTTCCCTGACTTTTTTGCTGTTGGAGCCATGTCTGAGTTATCACCTGGGTCAGCCACCTGCTCTTTGTCAGTCATCTGTttaaattcaatcaatcaatgtgatttaaaatatatatatatatatatattaatgtgctTATTAAGAATTGCATCAAATACTGAGTTTCTACGATTTGACCATATTGGTTCATGGGTTTGTGTCTAGTAACATTACCTAACTATCGTGTACTTCAGAGAAACTAAAACAGCTGGTTAGCCAGCAATGAATGTTACACCAACTGTAGTACTGCAATAAGGAACCACACACAAATCTGTTAAAATTAGGAACGAAATGTACACGACACATTACGAATGTGTTATTGAGAGCGTTAGCACATTGCATTGGCAAGATGtctttaacaatgtctacactagTTAAGTTATACTTCGTTTGAACATACACCATGCATCAACAATGTATTCTGATGTCAGCGACATCTTCAAAACGAGAACACGCTCTCCAAAttagcacgacaatgaccctaagcacaaggccaagttgatcctccagtggttacagcagaacatTTTGAAGGCTCTGGAGTGGCcctcagtctcctgaccttatcatcgagccactctggggagatctcaaacgtgcgtttcacgcaagacgaccaaagactcaTTTTGATAAAGCTGCAACTGTCTGCGTAATTACAGTAGTCTATAAACAATTAGCAGATATACTTTTCTACATATCTGAATACAACTACCTAGTAACACAACTACTGAGTAAGATAACTAGCTTAACTGTACACATTACAAAGTAGTACTGTAGTAATACTATTTATGATTTTGGTGACAAAAATTCACGGATTTCAGTGGGTATTTCGAGAACTTTCCGAGAAGTTTGTTGTTTTGAGTTAGCTATCTAGCATTAGCTATATGCTATTTTTAAAATGACTCCCTGGCTTCGTTCATATTAACATGAAAAAACAGATTACAGAGGATAATAGATTAAATGGCACCTGTACGTTACCTTAAAATTTCATATGACACGTACAAATAGTGAATGTCTGGTTCAAGAAGTGATGAAAGCTTAGCTTAATGCTTCTGTCACAGATAGAAAGGCTACCAGAGATCCCACCGGATGTGTAAATCTAAAGCTTCATGTCGTAATTTCCTCTCCCCTCAGGAGGAAGCCCAGTGTTAAGCTTTCATTGATTTTGCCCAATCAGAATACAGAAGGTGGTTTGTGGGCTGGGCTTAACCGGAGTCCGACAACTGGCTAATTCAAATGGTGATTGCTATCTGGGATGTTTTGTTTGGCGCGTCCCGATGTGCGCATGCGTTTAAATTGCCCAATCAGAATTTGGTAGATTAGCTCTATTTTTAtcagttttttttgtatcaTGTCAGACATGACTGCTGAAACGGATcctgacagaaaatgtgttaaaacgAATTAAATGCATCTAATTTTTAAGGTAAACTAGTCTAAATAAATAGATGTTGAATTTCATGAAGTTAAATTAAGAGTGTATTTCAATACATATTATAGACCAGGGTTTCTCAAGCCTGCTCCTGGGCGCacccctgctctgtcacacctgattcaaatgattcaaactcattatcaagtccttcataagctacatcaggtatgatAGGGCAAGGATAGATCTAAAGCAGGCcagcccaggagcagggttttAAGAAACACTGCAAAGACCCATTTGAAATGGACGTCACCCAagtttggtggtggcagaaaaTTGCGGGACCAAGTGTAAGGAAACGGGCAAGGTCTTCGGACTAACGGAAAAAAATGTCTCGTTGGGCTGTTGGATATCAAAATAGGAATGCAAAAAAGATTGGCGTTCATTTTTATAGGATACCGTTCGAAGCCAACATTTGAAGCTATATGCAGACGTTTATGGTTGCGAGCCATAAACAGACTGGACGGATGAAATCATCCGGAATGCCCGTCTCTACAGTGCTCATTTCATATCCGGCAACGTTTTGTCCTCTGTTTATCACACATAGGCAAAATCAGTGatgtagttataataataacGATACATTAGTAAATGCAGCAACCACAAAGCTGGCTTTCTCAGTAGGCTATTTCACAATGGTGAACAACTTTGACTAAcgttagcaacattagctagcgTGTAAGCAGAATTAACATGCAAACAAACCTAATTGCTCATACTTAGACAGCTTAGTTTACATCACTctatttatgcaaatatttaaataagGAATGGGATGTACAGTAATATATCTGTGAGATGACATttactttacaaaataattggagAAGGCGTGCGTACGATCTATATTCCTATGTTGTAAAGAGGTTACTGTCACTTTATGCCACCAGTTCGGCTCCGCCCACAAAATACGTCATCGTTGTTTACTAACACAAAAATACAGCATTTATCTCGATTCCAACCATGTGACACTAATTATGATTCTACTTTAGACATCAAACTGAATATTTAGCCATCAATTTAAACCAACTTTAATCTAAACTAACTCCACCGGTAAACTTGATAAACCGTTGAATTATCTGTCAAACTCTGTAAAGCTGAATTCTGTCTAGTGTCGATGTCCTTTTCCCCACTCCAGCCGACGCTTGGCATCGCGCATGTTGATGTGACGCTTGCGGACAAATGCTCGGCCATGGAAAACTATTTTGTGAAGTTCCCAacgcacagttcttgtgctgttGTTGCTTCCAATTATAGTTTGGAGTTCtctggtgagtgatgcaacagatgatagtcTTTTTCGTGATATGTGCTTCAGCACTCTGTGAGTTCGaccactttgtggctgggctgttgttccTTAATTGATGCAGGGTGTCAAACTAAGACAAAAGGTCTCAATCACAGTGGAGCCCTGTTGTATCTCATAATTGTGCTCAAAACTTTGCATTCTCTTGGCTGATTGGtattatatgtaccatttgtaaagaaaacctgagtgagcaggcaaaacacgtcttttatttcatatgggattcacattcaactgtaggacatagaatggcacaatcataaaacaaaacatagcaacaaagaAAGTCTGAAtaccttagttcttaatactgtgtagtgccccctttagcatcaatgagagcatgcagtcttttgtaatggtTGTCtttgaggccccgaattcttgaaGGTGGTATAGcagcccattcgtcttggcaaaatgcctccaggtcatgcaaagtctatGGTCGTCTCGCATGAAGCgcaagtttgagatctccccagagtggcttgatgatattaaggtcaggagactgtgagggccactccagaaccttcacctttttctgctgtaaccactggagggtcaatttggccttgtgcttagggtcattgtgcttagggtcaaGTCCAGCGGCATCTTGTGGCcatgtcactccaaattaaagtgccagaagctgtgaggtgtgtcaaggtgttctCAGGCATattataaccaggcttttttgtggcattggtgctgtaaaggcttatttctggcaactcaaccatgcagcttatttttgttcaagctccttgaaacaacctcaccatctttttccagggcagcctatatttctcctgaggttacctgtgggttatTCTttttatcctgaacaattcttctggcagttttgggtgaaatctttcttgatatcttggcttggtatcaagagatctctgaattgtccacttcttaataagtgattgaacaagtgattgaacagtactgactggcctttgcaaggctttggatatctttttatatccctttccatattttttgttccattaccttgttacgcaggtcttttgacagttatgttctgctccccatggctcaatatctagcctgagaactaacaaactcattggctATTTATGCACAGACAttcaatgtaatttaaaaagcctcaggtgtggaaaatttaccttttaattgccattttcacatgtgtgtcaccttgtgtgtctgtaccaaggccaaacatttaagggtatgtaaacttttgatcatggccatttgggtgatttctgttatcattatgatttagaaaggaGTCAACCAACTATGTGATaaaaaaatggcttcatatgatcactatccttaaaataaatacatttttctgcatgatcagtcattttcataatcaatgccaaaatgtcacgaTTTCTGCCAGAGGCGTCACTAGTATCATAATACATTCGGGGCATACCCCAAATTTGCAGTAATTTACTTAATAGTgaacttgtacattttctgcccttttTTATATTTGCACGTCTGGTTTGATGCTTAGTGCATTTCGCTGGACTGTACTTTTACTGTTCAAtgataaagttgaatctaatcatcGAATTTCTCCAACATATTGAATCATTTGGCAAATCCAGTAAATACTGCCTGTCAAAAGCATTCACCCCCCATGgacttctccacattttgtgttacttgaAAATATAATGGATTTGATTAGGAgtttttgcaaaaaaaacatccatgacAGAGAAAAGTAAAATCTGCACATTTTTCtatatttattacaaatataaaactgaaaatAGTTGGATAAGTGAATGGATAAGTATTCACCCACTTTAAACAATATTTGGAAGATGCACCTAATTGGCAGCAATTCCAGACATATTTGGATATGTCTTTATcggctttgcacatctggacagaCATTTTtccccattcttctttgcaaaattgctcaaggaCTTTTGGTGAAGAGCAATTTTCAACTCGTTCCACATATTTTCAATTGGCCAGAGGTATGGGCTTTGACTGAACCACTCAAGAACGTTCACAGACCTTTACAGAaaccactccagcattgtctgtttttcgtgctgaaagatgaatcttcaccTGAGTCTTGAGTTCCTGTGTGATTTCGATCAGGTtatcttcaaggacctctgtattttgctctgttcttcCTTCCATCTTGACCAGTCTtccagtccctgccactgaggcgtccccatagcatgatgctgccataaGAATGCTTTAAGCTAGGGATGGAGTTACCAGGATTTTGTGATGTACCACATAGCATTAAGGCCACTAAGCTCTATTAGTTTGTCAGAATCTTGAATTGTTATAATCTACCACTGAATTGGATCTTTTAAAGAACACTTTTCTGGATTTGCATTgtgttcttttgttttcattgtcgtttttgttaggaattgtactaaccaactttggcacctcccagagacaggagTATTTAACCtaaaatgttgtgaaacactgTAATTGAACACATGGATTTTATTCAACAAATtttataaaatgtggaaaagtgaaTACATTTAAGGCACTGTACTTATGTAGAGTATCTTATGTATTCCATATGAGTAGGCAACTGTTCTTCAAACTTCAATAAAACCAACTTATCACCAAGTTTTTTTAAACCAGAattatattaatgtacaatacaGTAAATTACGGTCTCAAAGGCTTTTAGATAATGTTTTAGCAAATAGTTATATTATGTAGTTATATACTACAGATCAAAGATGTACAGAACGAAAGACTCAAACAACAGGAAAAaatcaaattacatttattactgatgcagttgtttctttttttataagcaaattatctgtttttctttcagtctAAAGAAACTTTACAATATAAAGAAACATACAAATGACACCTTTATTACCTACACAAGACAGCTAAGTCCCTAAGACAAGATCTGAACTATCCTACCATGAAATACAAAGCAAACCCATGAGACAGACTGCTTCATATAGAATACTGCCATGTCGCCAGAAAGGACAATTAACGGTACAGGATAATCTTTATATCCCCTccctttgacccccccccccaacacccccaccccccaacccaaTGTTACAGTATTATACATCACAATAGAAGTACAGAGATGGCCAACAATTGGTATACACAGAGGACTGAGAGAGGATCAGTGAGCATCAATCTATACAGCGCTA
The nucleotide sequence above comes from Esox lucius isolate fEsoLuc1 chromosome 8, fEsoLuc1.pri, whole genome shotgun sequence. Encoded proteins:
- the fkbp8 gene encoding peptidyl-prolyl cis-trans isomerase FKBP8 isoform X2; this translates as MLDEDDVDDDPPPLEDAGGGKKAKKEESPEDQSTGLSAPIDEWMDILGNGLLKKKVLQSGNGPDTRPTKGQNVIIHMRTTLADGTFIEEQPNVSFTLGDGDVIQGLDLSVQLMEMGEKALVQADAKYAYGTLESLSPPVPPSADLSLEVQLLDATEAPDLELLPPQERIALAGKKRERGNYYYQRGDYAFAVNSYGIALQITEASSKVDISLEEEEVLMDVKVKCLNNMAAAQLKLDHYEAALRSCVSVLAHQPDNIKALFRKGKVLALQGEYAEAISILKRALKLEPSNKTIHAELSKLVKKHSEQKGAEQAMYKKMLGNPDSGNYGMQKHQAKSSWGVSWKWLFGATAVAIGGVALSVVIAARN
- the fkbp8 gene encoding peptidyl-prolyl cis-trans isomerase FKBP8 isoform X1, with product MTDKEQVADPGDNSDMAPTAKKSGKASLLDSGEDFEMLDEDDVDDDPPPLEDAGGGKKAKKEESPEDQSTGLSAPIDEWMDILGNGLLKKKVLQSGNGPDTRPTKGQNVIIHMRTTLADGTFIEEQPNVSFTLGDGDVIQGLDLSVQLMEMGEKALVQADAKYAYGTLESLSPPVPPSADLSLEVQLLDATEAPDLELLPPQERIALAGKKRERGNYYYQRGDYAFAVNSYGIALQITEASSKVDISLEEEEVLMDVKVKCLNNMAAAQLKLDHYEAALRSCVSVLAHQPDNIKALFRKGKVLALQGEYAEAISILKRALKLEPSNKTIHAELSKLVKKHSEQKGAEQAMYKKMLGNPDSGNYGMQKHQAKSSWGVSWKWLFGATAVAIGGVALSVVIAARN